From Candidatus Nomurabacteria bacterium, one genomic window encodes:
- a CDS encoding DNA primase — MSEGKDLVFDVKQRLGIEDVVGDYLELKRAGRNLKALSPFNPEKTASFMVSPEKQIWHDFSSGKGGDMLSFIMEVEGLDFKEALDLLARKAGLDPTAYRSSGDQAAGKLKKRVSEALEQATKFYQTQLLHNPAALNYVTQRRGFTKQSLIDFRIGYAPDKLNALSSYLRDKGFKDTEITGAGLAVLRSRGPIDMFRGRMMVPLMDTQGMVIGFTARLVKDGQDGPKYINTPQTLVYDKSRHVFGFSQAKDAIRRAGYAVVTEGNLDVVSSHQASVKQVVATAGTAMTIYHLKTVGRLTSDIRLAFDADRAGIAATERAIELAQDQDLQLSVVNIPSGKDPDDIVREDSALWQEIITKPVYAVDWLIDRYKNILDIETAPGKREFTDVILRLIKKLQDPVEKDHYLRVLAEMVDISLDSIKLKLDQIKLDSQPTKRRVVENLSSTNIKPDASVIEDNFLGLLILYPTTRRVAETTAGQLLFSRPGRQQIYDYILANPHASIDDMSPPEELQEVSEHVKLAAFTAEHNYQDFDSNERLREASDLAQKLIKNSKQHTKNELINQLRHAETQGDDDMVSQIVQAIDRLNKQ, encoded by the coding sequence ATGAGTGAAGGCAAGGATCTGGTGTTCGATGTTAAGCAACGGCTCGGTATCGAGGATGTAGTTGGCGACTACCTTGAGCTTAAGCGAGCTGGCCGTAATCTTAAAGCCTTAAGTCCGTTCAACCCAGAGAAAACAGCTAGCTTTATGGTCAGTCCAGAAAAACAGATCTGGCACGACTTTAGTTCGGGCAAGGGTGGTGACATGCTAAGTTTTATTATGGAGGTCGAAGGGCTAGATTTTAAAGAAGCGCTCGATTTATTAGCGCGCAAGGCCGGCTTAGATCCAACGGCGTATCGAAGCTCGGGCGACCAGGCTGCTGGCAAACTCAAAAAACGGGTAAGCGAGGCGTTAGAACAGGCAACTAAGTTTTATCAGACACAACTTCTGCATAACCCGGCGGCACTAAACTATGTAACCCAGCGTCGAGGTTTCACAAAGCAGTCTCTAATCGACTTTAGAATTGGTTATGCGCCGGATAAGCTCAATGCTTTAAGTAGCTACCTCAGAGATAAGGGTTTTAAAGACACCGAGATAACTGGTGCCGGGTTGGCTGTGTTGCGATCTCGTGGTCCAATAGACATGTTTCGTGGGCGAATGATGGTGCCGTTGATGGACACTCAGGGTATGGTAATTGGCTTTACGGCAAGATTGGTCAAAGATGGCCAGGACGGGCCAAAATACATCAATACACCTCAGACCTTAGTTTACGATAAATCACGACACGTGTTTGGCTTTTCGCAGGCAAAAGACGCAATCCGAAGAGCTGGCTACGCGGTTGTTACAGAAGGTAACTTAGACGTTGTTTCGAGCCACCAAGCTAGCGTAAAGCAGGTAGTGGCAACTGCCGGTACTGCCATGACAATCTACCACCTTAAAACAGTGGGCCGATTGACCAGTGATATTAGGTTAGCTTTCGATGCCGATCGAGCGGGTATCGCAGCAACGGAAAGAGCTATCGAGTTAGCCCAAGATCAGGACTTGCAACTTTCGGTAGTCAACATTCCATCGGGCAAAGATCCTGACGACATAGTTCGAGAAGATTCAGCCTTATGGCAAGAAATTATTACCAAGCCTGTTTACGCAGTCGATTGGTTAATCGATCGTTATAAGAATATACTCGATATCGAAACAGCCCCAGGGAAGCGTGAGTTTACAGATGTAATTTTAAGACTCATAAAAAAACTCCAAGATCCGGTCGAAAAAGATCATTATTTAAGGGTCTTGGCCGAAATGGTAGATATCTCGCTTGATTCGATAAAGCTAAAGCTCGATCAGATTAAGTTAGACAGTCAACCGACTAAGCGCCGGGTTGTCGAAAATTTGTCGAGCACAAATATTAAACCCGACGCCAGTGTAATCGAAGATAACTTCTTGGGTTTGCTAATTCTATACCCAACTACTCGGAGGGTGGCCGAAACTACTGCTGGACAGTTGTTGTTCTCGCGACCCGGCCGACAGCAGATATACGACTACATCTTGGCCAACCCACACGCGAGCATCGACGACATGTCGCCGCCAGAAGAGTTGCAAGAAGTTAGCGAGCATGTTAAACTTGCCGCGTTTACGGCAGAGCACAATTATCAAGATTTCGATTCGAACGAACGCCTGCGCGAAGCGAGTGATCTCGCACAAAAACTTATCAAAAATAGCAAACAACACACCAAAAATGAACTTATCAATCAACTTCGTCACGCCGAGACACAAGGCGACGACGACATGGTTAGTCAAATTGTTCAGGCTATCGACCGCCTCAACAAACAGTAA
- a CDS encoding threonine/serine dehydratase produces MIPIADIYEARKRISRVAKLTPVLTSNSINLELGRKLFFKSEHLQTTGSFKIRGALNAVLQAPENAPGIIGFSSGNHAQGLAYAASISSRPAIVIMPSDSSKLKVEATKRYGAKVVTEGVTVENRYEILSKMIVETGYHPIPPFDDYRVMAGQGTIMLELLEQVSDLDAVLVPVGGGGLISGIASVVKQLKPSIEVIGVEPVGGDDTYQSLQKGERVQLDKPPTTICDGIRTIIPGEKTFPIIQETVDRIIVVPDEATIRAQALIMQRMKQIVEPTAAITLGAVLVDKDLPSNVGLILTGGNWMPQ; encoded by the coding sequence ATGATACCAATAGCAGATATCTACGAGGCCCGGAAACGGATTTCACGGGTAGCCAAACTTACACCTGTTCTTACTTCGAACAGTATCAATCTAGAACTTGGACGTAAATTATTTTTTAAGTCAGAGCATCTGCAGACAACAGGAAGCTTTAAAATACGGGGGGCTTTAAACGCGGTCTTGCAAGCACCTGAAAATGCGCCAGGGATTATCGGTTTTTCCTCTGGTAATCACGCCCAGGGCTTGGCCTACGCAGCCAGCATATCGTCAAGGCCAGCAATTGTAATTATGCCTAGCGACTCCTCGAAGCTAAAGGTAGAAGCCACCAAACGATATGGCGCCAAGGTTGTTACTGAGGGGGTAACAGTCGAGAATCGTTACGAGATATTAAGCAAGATGATTGTCGAAACCGGGTATCATCCGATTCCACCTTTTGATGACTATCGAGTTATGGCAGGTCAGGGTACGATAATGCTTGAACTGCTCGAGCAAGTTTCGGATCTGGATGCAGTGCTTGTTCCGGTAGGTGGTGGTGGGCTGATTAGTGGCATAGCATCCGTAGTAAAGCAGTTAAAGCCATCGATCGAAGTTATTGGTGTTGAGCCTGTTGGTGGCGACGATACCTACCAGAGCTTACAGAAAGGTGAAAGGGTTCAGCTAGATAAACCACCGACAACAATCTGTGACGGTATCCGGACGATCATACCTGGCGAAAAAACCTTTCCGATCATTCAAGAGACAGTCGATAGAATCATAGTTGTCCCTGATGAGGCAACAATCAGGGCTCAAGCGTTGATCATGCAGAGAATGAAACAAATAGTTGAACCTACGGCGGCGATCACCCTAGGTGCTGTGCTTGTCGACAAAGATTTGCCAAGTAACGTCGGCTTAATCTTGACCGGCGGAAATTGGATGCCACAATGA
- a CDS encoding MmcQ/YjbR family DNA-binding protein — protein MSRKELHDFLLSFPNTRLDYPFGESVAVYKLKHGEEEKMFALMSEGKEPINLSLKCDPNLATHLREKYESVMPGYHLNKKHWNTIILSGQLSRQEIEDLIAHSYQLVSA, from the coding sequence ATGAGTAGGAAAGAATTACACGACTTTTTACTCAGTTTCCCAAATACACGCCTCGACTATCCTTTTGGTGAGAGCGTGGCCGTCTACAAACTAAAGCATGGCGAAGAAGAAAAGATGTTTGCCCTGATGAGCGAAGGCAAAGAACCAATAAATTTGAGTCTAAAATGTGATCCAAATCTAGCCACACATCTGCGCGAAAAATACGAAAGTGTAATGCCCGGGTATCATTTAAACAAAAAACATTGGAATACGATCATACTGAGCGGGCAGTTGAGTCGGCAAGAGATCGAAGACTTAATCGCGCACAGCTATCAATTGGTTTCCGCCTAG
- the rpoD gene encoding RNA polymerase sigma factor RpoD: MAGKKKEKVFGKKEIETIKQSLIEKAGEEASLDYKLIVAEIPDTPKNLKAIDKVVKGLTDAGVEVIMPEEPSEDDLSDDWDGEDEEIVLDEKTYLDDVSDDSVRLYLREIGKIPLLSPEEELELAYKVKEGNKRAKDKMAEANMRLVVSIAKRYVGRGLDLLDLIQEGNTGLLRAVEKFEPDKGFKFSTYATWWIRQAITRAIADQARTIRIPVHMVETINKLLRTQRRLAQDLNREPTFEEIAEEMEIDVDKVEHIMKIKQDIHSLDQTIRDDEDDSSLSDFIEDTDTITPEESATNQLLKEHVKELLAGLSEREQKIIRMRFGLDDGKNHTLEEVGQEFQVTRERIRQIEAKALTKLRKHKDSKKLLDYIK; this comes from the coding sequence ATGGCAGGCAAGAAGAAAGAAAAAGTATTTGGCAAAAAAGAAATTGAGACTATCAAGCAAAGTCTAATCGAAAAAGCGGGCGAAGAAGCTAGCTTGGACTACAAACTTATAGTTGCCGAAATACCAGATACACCAAAGAATCTTAAAGCTATCGACAAAGTAGTCAAAGGTTTAACCGATGCTGGTGTTGAGGTAATTATGCCCGAAGAGCCAAGCGAAGACGACCTAAGTGACGATTGGGATGGTGAAGACGAAGAAATTGTTCTCGACGAAAAAACCTACCTCGACGATGTTTCCGACGACTCAGTACGCTTGTATTTGCGCGAAATCGGCAAAATACCTCTGTTGAGTCCAGAAGAAGAACTCGAACTAGCCTACAAAGTAAAAGAAGGCAATAAGCGCGCCAAAGATAAAATGGCCGAAGCCAACATGCGTTTGGTAGTGAGCATTGCAAAGCGCTACGTCGGACGTGGTCTAGATCTGCTTGATCTAATCCAAGAAGGCAACACCGGTCTGCTGCGTGCTGTTGAGAAGTTCGAACCAGACAAGGGTTTTAAGTTTAGCACCTATGCGACCTGGTGGATTCGCCAGGCTATTACCCGCGCAATTGCCGACCAAGCTCGGACGATTCGAATTCCGGTACACATGGTCGAAACGATTAATAAATTGTTGCGCACCCAACGTCGACTAGCCCAAGACCTCAACCGTGAACCAACTTTCGAAGAGATTGCCGAAGAGATGGAGATTGATGTCGACAAAGTTGAGCACATTATGAAGATCAAGCAAGATATTCATAGCCTCGACCAAACCATCCGCGACGACGAAGACGACAGCTCTTTAAGCGATTTTATCGAAGACACCGACACCATTACTCCCGAAGAATCAGCCACGAATCAGTTACTCAAAGAACATGTTAAAGAACTGCTTGCCGGCTTGTCTGAACGTGAACAAAAAATTATTCGCATGCGCTTTGGCCTAGACGATGGCAAGAACCACACTCTCGAAGAAGTTGGCCAAGAGTTCCAAGTGACCCGCGAACGCATACGCCAGATCGAAGCCAAAGCTCTAACCAAACTGCGCAAGCACAAAGACAGCAAGAAGCTCCTCGACTATATTAAATAG
- the orn gene encoding oligoribonuclease yields the protein MELKKLLWIDLEMTGLRPQTDIILEVACKVTDLDYKTLDEYQAVVKPDIDIQDLLNDFSRQAHTDSGLLDKLSSGQTSDAVEAALIDFVERHFGQEKVVIAGNSIYMDRQFINYWWPQLAARLHYRMLDVSAFKILAQAKYGLFYTKKEAHRALDDIQESIDELVFYEQHMDLKHE from the coding sequence ATGGAATTAAAAAAATTACTCTGGATTGATCTTGAGATGACTGGTCTGAGGCCGCAGACCGATATTATTCTTGAAGTTGCCTGCAAGGTTACCGACCTGGACTACAAGACCTTAGATGAGTACCAAGCAGTCGTTAAGCCAGACATAGATATCCAAGATTTACTCAACGATTTCAGTCGCCAGGCTCACACCGACAGCGGGCTGCTAGATAAGCTTTCGAGTGGCCAGACCTCGGACGCAGTTGAGGCTGCACTAATTGATTTTGTTGAGCGGCATTTTGGCCAAGAAAAGGTGGTTATCGCTGGCAATAGTATCTATATGGATAGGCAATTTATTAACTATTGGTGGCCACAGCTAGCAGCAAGACTGCACTACCGGATGCTTGATGTAAGTGCCTTTAAGATTTTAGCCCAGGCCAAGTATGGACTTTTTTATACCAAAAAAGAAGCTCATCGAGCTCTCGACGACATTCAAGAATCGATCGATGAACTAGTTTTTTACGAGCAGCATATGGATTTAAAACATGAGTAG
- the msrA gene encoding peptide-methionine (S)-S-oxide reductase MsrA, producing the protein MELNQTKVIVREQIEPGLKRAIFATGCFWCMEAVFQETPGVKHAISGYGGGTEYNPTYEDTYTGRTSHRESVMVYYDPAKITYQQLLDIFWQNIDPTDAFGQFIDQGPSYTAAIFYETDEQKSQAETSKQTLQDSGKFDKPIVTEILPFTTFYEAEEYHQEFYKKSAARYEIYKNASGRKEFKELVWQQIQSGKK; encoded by the coding sequence ATGGAATTAAATCAAACTAAAGTGATTGTTCGTGAACAGATCGAGCCAGGCTTGAAACGGGCAATTTTTGCGACGGGTTGCTTCTGGTGTATGGAGGCAGTTTTTCAGGAGACTCCTGGAGTTAAACATGCTATCAGTGGCTACGGCGGTGGCACCGAATATAACCCAACATATGAAGATACCTACACGGGGCGTACAAGCCACCGTGAATCAGTGATGGTCTACTACGACCCTGCCAAGATTACCTACCAGCAACTGCTCGATATCTTCTGGCAAAACATCGACCCCACCGACGCCTTTGGTCAATTTATCGATCAAGGACCATCGTATACTGCTGCCATTTTCTACGAAACCGACGAGCAGAAGTCTCAAGCCGAAACCAGTAAACAAACTCTGCAGGACTCTGGCAAGTTCGACAAGCCAATCGTTACCGAGATACTCCCGTTTACGACCTTTTACGAGGCTGAGGAGTATCACCAAGAGTTCTACAAGAAGAGCGCCGCCCGCTACGAAATCTACAAAAACGCCAGTGGTCGCAAAGAGTTCAAAGAGCTAGTCTGGCAACAAATCCAATCCGGCAAAAAATAG
- a CDS encoding MscL family protein has product MNKTVKEFVDFVRVQGVVGLAVGLAIGVAASGAVSSIVNNLISPIVGFILGNESLSGLSWTVVSLKSGRELTIGWGAILDSIITLVATALVIYLMVKKLGLDKLDKPKQ; this is encoded by the coding sequence ATGAATAAAACAGTCAAAGAATTCGTCGACTTCGTAAGAGTTCAGGGAGTTGTAGGTTTAGCAGTTGGTTTAGCAATTGGTGTAGCAGCCAGCGGGGCTGTTTCGTCGATTGTAAACAACCTTATAAGCCCAATCGTTGGTTTCATTCTAGGTAATGAAAGCTTGTCTGGGTTAAGCTGGACAGTCGTATCACTCAAAAGCGGTCGCGAGCTAACAATCGGCTGGGGAGCGATTCTCGATTCGATAATCACCCTTGTCGCAACCGCTCTGGTTATCTACTTGATGGTCAAAAAACTTGGCTTAGACAAACTCGATAAGCCAAAGCAATAA
- a CDS encoding DUF1761 domain-containing protein, giving the protein MDYLSELGNVNIIAVLCATFVSLVLGFIWYNMNVFGARWAKLAGIKKKDLDKPKGIGLNMLIMSIGAFVAASVIAVIMQATDMDTGLDGFTLGFLFGLAFRLSSHFMHNAFVGRNHELSVIDGMHDTLQLALMGLVIGLWL; this is encoded by the coding sequence ATGGACTATCTTAGTGAGTTGGGCAATGTGAACATCATCGCGGTGTTATGTGCGACGTTTGTTTCTCTAGTGCTCGGTTTTATTTGGTATAACATGAATGTATTTGGAGCTAGATGGGCCAAATTGGCTGGCATTAAGAAAAAGGATTTAGACAAACCCAAGGGCATTGGCCTAAATATGTTGATTATGTCGATCGGGGCTTTTGTCGCGGCCAGCGTAATTGCGGTGATTATGCAAGCAACAGATATGGATACAGGCTTAGATGGGTTTACGCTAGGCTTTTTGTTTGGTTTGGCTTTTCGACTCTCGTCCCATTTCATGCACAATGCCTTCGTTGGCAGAAACCATGAGCTATCGGTTATCGACGGCATGCATGATACTTTACAGCTCGCCCTGATGGGTCTAGTTATTGGTTTGTGGCTCTAA
- a CDS encoding CapA family protein: protein MADKQKDIKQTGRLIDVDHISLEEMIDVRQPTAPVQTLAAPLVSKPRHHFLRATILAVISVGLALSYTLYNQHLAVSPGVDQTVTQPQPLDEIVKVEGRYLFSGTLVWDRNVEEWSKDANGNIDPAQPFSLLDSYNPDQYGAWIADLECPTIEADIPFEAGMQLLQFNCRQEYLPYAAKYFDYFDFANNHSDNLGRDKLIETKAALEENGIGYFGDPDPSLTDETCKVVALPVTVTMSNGITSHEEDGRMPIALCAWHYFYRLPRAGEIEQMQKYAEIMPVFAFLHMGTEYQTHSNAYQQNVAHKIIDAGADFVIANNPHWVQESESYKGKLIVYSTGNFIFDQAWSQEVSSSVSIDALTEFTLAPDVENWLEVGKNCPDKADCYQQVLEAGLSKMSASYSYTPIAGYISKTTPQARADAAGQAFIEKRLNWAEVSSLLENNPLEP, encoded by the coding sequence ATGGCTGATAAGCAAAAAGATATTAAGCAGACGGGTAGATTGATAGATGTAGATCACATAAGTCTTGAGGAAATGATTGATGTACGTCAACCAACCGCACCCGTCCAGACTTTGGCAGCTCCATTGGTGTCAAAACCTAGACATCATTTTCTTAGGGCAACGATATTGGCAGTAATTTCTGTCGGACTGGCATTAAGCTATACGCTATATAACCAGCATCTGGCTGTCTCGCCTGGTGTTGATCAAACCGTAACTCAACCTCAGCCATTAGATGAAATCGTAAAAGTTGAAGGTCGATATTTGTTTTCTGGAACCTTGGTCTGGGACCGCAATGTGGAAGAGTGGAGCAAGGACGCCAACGGCAATATCGACCCAGCCCAGCCGTTCTCGTTGCTCGACAGTTATAATCCAGATCAATATGGCGCCTGGATAGCCGACTTAGAATGTCCAACTATCGAAGCCGATATTCCTTTTGAGGCAGGTATGCAGCTACTCCAATTTAATTGTCGCCAAGAGTATTTGCCCTATGCCGCCAAGTATTTCGATTATTTTGATTTTGCCAATAATCACTCCGACAATTTAGGCCGCGATAAACTAATTGAGACCAAAGCTGCTCTCGAAGAAAATGGTATTGGTTATTTTGGCGACCCCGACCCAAGCCTAACCGACGAGACATGCAAGGTGGTTGCGTTGCCGGTTACAGTAACCATGAGTAATGGGATCACTAGCCACGAAGAAGATGGCCGGATGCCGATTGCCTTATGCGCCTGGCATTATTTCTATCGACTGCCAAGAGCTGGCGAGATAGAACAGATGCAAAAATATGCAGAAATTATGCCGGTGTTTGCTTTTTTGCACATGGGCACTGAGTACCAGACGCACTCCAACGCCTACCAGCAAAATGTAGCCCACAAAATTATCGATGCTGGCGCCGATTTTGTGATTGCGAACAACCCACATTGGGTTCAGGAGTCAGAAAGTTATAAAGGCAAGTTAATAGTCTATTCAACTGGTAACTTTATTTTTGATCAAGCTTGGAGCCAAGAGGTCTCCAGTAGTGTTAGTATCGATGCTTTAACCGAATTTACGCTTGCTCCAGATGTTGAAAACTGGCTAGAGGTTGGCAAAAATTGCCCCGATAAGGCTGACTGTTATCAGCAAGTTCTGGAAGCTGGATTAAGTAAAATGTCCGCCTCTTATAGCTATACTCCGATTGCTGGTTATATAAGCAAGACCACACCACAAGCTAGAGCCGACGCTGCTGGTCAAGCTTTTATCGAGAAGCGTCTCAACTGGGCCGAAGTGAGTAGTTTGCTTGAAAACAATCCACTAGAGCCCTAA
- a CDS encoding D-alanyl-D-alanine carboxypeptidase family protein: MTETYTVDKITPEEFSGRWSSEELSEANAWIISILSQPDNKFAPTYSKTQLLAMLDSHPHAARIFQDVLLLEKPQTGTESPIEIFADVPPDAAFAEIQQAYVGADGKYRQPNTKFMPRHTYSDLLSLQANCNQYIVEQISIRNWPERPGIIIDSGYRSPSYQAITLLRAIVEYGLGDALKRCSVPGSSQHSDYRHPAVDFMIIGDQFGKLLLNPQTGYRDNVASFEQSLEFEALLKFGPDCGYWLPYHPNPDNPLSTISHAGIIYEPWHWQYLGNPEEAHRRMVENQVYESIAARKQALAKVA; encoded by the coding sequence ATGACCGAAACATACACAGTCGACAAAATAACCCCAGAGGAGTTCTCTGGGCGCTGGTCTAGCGAAGAGCTGAGCGAGGCCAACGCTTGGATTATTAGTATATTGAGCCAGCCGGACAATAAATTTGCTCCTACTTACTCAAAAACTCAACTCTTGGCCATGCTCGATTCTCATCCGCACGCAGCAAGAATCTTTCAAGATGTGCTCTTGCTAGAAAAACCTCAAACTGGCACCGAATCACCGATAGAGATATTTGCCGACGTGCCGCCAGATGCTGCATTTGCAGAAATCCAGCAAGCGTATGTTGGTGCCGACGGTAAATACCGGCAACCGAACACAAAATTCATGCCCCGCCATACTTACTCCGATTTATTAAGCCTTCAGGCAAATTGCAACCAGTATATCGTCGAACAAATATCTATTCGCAACTGGCCAGAACGTCCTGGAATAATTATCGATTCAGGCTACCGATCGCCTTCATACCAAGCAATAACTTTGCTACGTGCGATTGTTGAATATGGCCTCGGCGATGCGCTGAAGCGTTGCTCGGTGCCAGGCAGTTCACAACACAGCGACTACCGGCACCCGGCTGTGGACTTTATGATTATCGGCGATCAATTTGGCAAACTGTTACTAAATCCCCAGACAGGTTATAGAGATAATGTTGCTAGTTTTGAGCAATCCCTAGAATTTGAGGCACTCTTAAAATTTGGGCCAGACTGTGGCTACTGGCTGCCATATCACCCTAATCCAGATAACCCTTTATCGACCATCAGTCATGCCGGGATAATATACGAACCTTGGCATTGGCAATATCTAGGCAATCCAGAAGAAGCCCACCGTCGAATGGTCGAAAACCAGGTTTACGAGTCGATTGCCGCTCGCAAACAAGCACTTGCAAAAGTAGCCTAG
- the msrB gene encoding peptide-methionine (R)-S-oxide reductase MsrB, with translation MNNNLSPRQKYILEDAGTELPGSGQLLHVDKTGVYHCAKCDTPLFLSSSKYDSSTPGLIGWPSFDQAIQDSVEFREDKSLGQLRTEVICKQCGGHLGHVFAANDSSTGQHFCINSAGLCFEGQDGERIDG, from the coding sequence GTGAACAACAATCTAAGTCCTCGCCAAAAGTATATACTCGAAGATGCTGGAACAGAGTTACCTGGCAGTGGGCAATTGCTTCACGTCGATAAAACTGGGGTATACCACTGTGCAAAATGCGATACGCCACTTTTTTTGAGTAGCTCGAAATATGACTCAAGCACACCCGGATTAATTGGTTGGCCTAGTTTTGATCAAGCCATTCAAGATTCGGTTGAGTTCCGCGAAGATAAATCTCTTGGACAGTTGCGGACAGAGGTTATCTGCAAGCAGTGCGGCGGCCATTTGGGCCATGTCTTTGCTGCGAATGATTCGAGCACAGGTCAACACTTCTGTATTAATTCGGCAGGTTTATGTTTTGAAGGCCAAGATGGCGAGAGAATCGATGGCTGA